In a single window of the Methanofollis ethanolicus genome:
- a CDS encoding sensor histidine kinase, whose protein sequence is MSRTPEDPAGECSRIIELLREEPRGLSTSEISRRLGMNRNSVAKYLNMLVVSGRLEMQEVAVAKVYYLSHRVPISAMLDFSSDLILVLDSAGRVVQANDNLLSFIGLGRGEVAGRDIDSLEVPLFAPLLEAGLMRVAFAGKERVEEVRFEKEGKNLYFVVKCVPTVFDDGSAGVTVIMEDVTAARQVLQEKERLLVEIHQRVRNNLQFISSLLALQTASMGEGAGREIIRKTEGRLGVLARAHDHLDRSPDHARVGLGAYLADLMVDSAAAADYPSDLVTARVVPSDLSLRLDAAIPVGLIVNELISNACTHAYPAGAPGPVLVSSLDDGTALTLVVEDEGAGMPAGFDLEAGVSLGLTLVRTLVTGQLGGRMEISDKSPGTRVLVMVPHGGETP, encoded by the coding sequence GTGTCACGTACTCCAGAAGATCCGGCAGGAGAATGCTCGCGGATCATCGAACTCCTCCGTGAAGAGCCGCGGGGCCTCTCCACCTCCGAGATCTCGCGGCGACTCGGGATGAACCGGAACTCGGTGGCGAAGTACCTGAATATGCTCGTCGTCTCCGGCCGCCTTGAGATGCAGGAGGTCGCCGTCGCGAAGGTCTACTACCTCTCCCACCGCGTGCCCATTTCTGCCATGCTCGACTTCTCTTCAGACCTCATCCTTGTCCTCGACAGTGCGGGAAGGGTGGTGCAGGCCAATGACAACCTCCTCTCTTTCATCGGCCTCGGGCGCGGCGAGGTCGCCGGCAGGGATATCGACTCGCTGGAGGTCCCCCTCTTCGCCCCCCTCCTTGAGGCCGGGCTGATGCGAGTGGCGTTCGCCGGGAAGGAGCGGGTCGAAGAGGTCCGGTTCGAAAAAGAGGGAAAAAATCTCTATTTTGTCGTGAAATGTGTCCCGACCGTCTTTGATGACGGGAGTGCCGGCGTGACCGTCATCATGGAGGACGTCACCGCGGCGCGGCAGGTACTGCAGGAGAAGGAACGCCTGCTTGTGGAGATCCACCAGAGGGTGCGAAACAACCTCCAGTTCATCTCCAGCCTTCTCGCCCTGCAGACGGCGAGCATGGGGGAGGGTGCGGGGCGCGAGATCATCAGGAAGACCGAAGGACGTCTCGGCGTGCTGGCACGGGCCCATGACCATCTCGACCGCTCTCCCGACCACGCCCGCGTCGGCCTCGGGGCGTACCTCGCGGACCTCATGGTCGATAGTGCGGCCGCCGCTGACTACCCGTCCGACCTGGTCACCGCCCGCGTCGTGCCGTCCGACCTCTCCCTCAGGCTCGATGCTGCGATCCCTGTCGGGCTGATCGTGAACGAACTCATCTCGAACGCATGCACCCATGCCTATCCGGCAGGCGCGCCCGGCCCGGTCCTGGTCTCTTCCCTTGACGACGGCACTGCCCTCACTCTTGTCGTCGAGGACGAAGGTGCGGGGATGCCAGCAGGCTTTGACCTTGAGGCCGGCGTCTCCCTGGGTCTCACCCTGGTCAGGACTCTGGTGACCGGGCAACTCGGGGGCCGGATGGAGATCTCAGACAAAAGCCCGGGCACGCGTGTCCTCGTAATGGTCCCTCACGGGGGCGAGACGCCGTGA
- a CDS encoding methyl-accepting chemotaxis protein has product MKSQDKAQTQDAEQATDDMEQQAQIVLRGIDLIPTPLHIIDRDFRIIFINKAAADPLGMKESECIGKHCYDLYNAEMCKSRNCPGRMAMETGKTNSIDILYRDGRWENCTSVASRDENGRITGVVEYFPDITAQKQTVQDLLHVGEEARNGNLSARASLDAEGDFLEIAKSVNGILDAVVVPLQGAARDAELIGKGQIPEKVDTSLYRGEFKKLAENFNNCIDGMQGLKESKAVLQRTAQNDFTRKVEGHYEGIYADIAEDINAVQNPLLHIQNIAINIGRGNLSDLNDLKAAGKRSENDQMVPAFITMMEAIQKLVEDANMLAKAGREGRLATRADASKHEGEFARVVVGVNQLMDAVVDPVNEAMRVSGQFAVGDYTVRFSDKIAVAGDFQKFKESLNEMAGKTSAVVTQIKQAADQVQSGVSDASKGADEIAKAAEQVAITGQKCADLNRDLLTQMEEISHRISDLSASNEEMASTSQEVLERAENVAKMGKDAEKLGNDANTKITVVETIARESVKDITELTQEMREINKIVKLITDISNQTNLLALNAAIEAARAGEHGRGFAVVAGEVRNLAGESKKATNDIENLITSIQAKSEKTATAITSANTEIASSVESVNNAILALNRIVDGASEVTHDMSEIAKAVEDQANTSNAVVQIVDNGTRLTQETMKQVSDLAALAEEASASTEEIGSVTHQLDSMAGDLKDTMKQFRV; this is encoded by the coding sequence ATGAAATCACAGGACAAGGCACAGACACAGGATGCAGAGCAGGCGACAGACGACATGGAGCAGCAGGCTCAGATCGTCCTCCGGGGGATCGACCTCATTCCCACACCTCTCCATATCATCGACAGGGACTTCAGGATCATCTTCATCAACAAGGCCGCAGCAGACCCACTCGGGATGAAGGAGAGCGAGTGCATCGGGAAACACTGCTACGACCTCTACAATGCTGAGATGTGCAAGTCAAGAAACTGCCCCGGCCGGATGGCTATGGAAACCGGGAAGACAAACAGCATCGACATTCTATATCGTGACGGCCGGTGGGAGAACTGCACCAGTGTGGCATCCCGTGACGAAAACGGTCGGATCACCGGCGTGGTCGAGTACTTCCCGGACATCACCGCCCAGAAGCAGACCGTGCAGGACCTCCTCCATGTCGGCGAGGAGGCACGGAACGGAAACCTCTCCGCCCGCGCCAGTCTCGACGCCGAAGGCGACTTCCTGGAGATCGCAAAGAGCGTCAACGGGATTCTCGACGCCGTTGTCGTTCCCCTCCAGGGGGCCGCACGGGATGCCGAACTCATCGGGAAGGGCCAGATCCCGGAGAAAGTCGACACATCCCTGTACAGGGGTGAGTTCAAAAAACTAGCGGAGAACTTCAACAACTGCATCGATGGCATGCAGGGCCTGAAGGAGAGCAAAGCCGTCCTCCAGAGGACCGCACAGAACGACTTCACCAGGAAAGTCGAAGGGCATTACGAGGGCATCTACGCCGATATCGCAGAGGATATCAACGCGGTCCAGAACCCTCTCCTCCATATCCAGAATATCGCGATCAATATCGGCAGGGGAAACCTATCCGACCTGAATGATCTCAAAGCGGCAGGGAAACGTTCGGAAAACGACCAGATGGTCCCGGCCTTCATCACAATGATGGAGGCGATCCAGAAACTCGTCGAGGACGCGAACATGCTCGCAAAGGCCGGCAGGGAGGGGAGGTTGGCCACACGTGCCGACGCCTCGAAGCACGAAGGGGAGTTCGCCAGAGTCGTCGTGGGCGTCAACCAGTTGATGGACGCCGTCGTCGATCCGGTCAACGAGGCGATGCGGGTCTCGGGCCAGTTCGCCGTGGGCGACTACACGGTCAGGTTCTCCGACAAAATTGCCGTCGCCGGCGACTTCCAGAAATTCAAGGAGTCCCTGAACGAGATGGCCGGGAAGACCTCCGCCGTCGTCACGCAGATCAAGCAGGCCGCGGACCAGGTGCAGTCAGGGGTTTCCGATGCAAGCAAAGGTGCGGACGAGATCGCGAAGGCAGCCGAACAGGTGGCGATCACCGGCCAGAAGTGCGCCGACCTCAACCGCGACCTCCTCACCCAGATGGAGGAGATCAGCCACCGCATCAGCGACCTCTCGGCCTCGAACGAAGAGATGGCCAGCACCTCGCAGGAAGTCCTTGAGAGAGCGGAAAACGTCGCAAAGATGGGCAAAGACGCGGAGAAACTCGGCAATGACGCCAACACGAAGATCACCGTCGTCGAGACGATCGCACGGGAGAGCGTGAAGGACATCACCGAACTGACCCAGGAGATGCGGGAGATCAACAAGATCGTCAAACTCATCACCGACATCTCGAACCAGACCAACCTCCTCGCCCTCAACGCCGCGATCGAGGCGGCACGGGCGGGCGAGCACGGCCGCGGCTTCGCCGTCGTCGCAGGAGAGGTGAGGAACCTCGCCGGCGAGTCGAAGAAGGCGACAAACGACATCGAAAACCTCATCACATCCATCCAGGCGAAGAGCGAGAAGACCGCCACCGCGATCACCTCCGCCAACACCGAGATCGCCTCCAGTGTCGAGAGCGTCAACAACGCCATCCTCGCCCTCAACAGGATCGTCGACGGCGCCAGCGAGGTGACTCATGACATGAGCGAGATCGCAAAGGCGGTCGAGGACCAGGCGAACACGAGCAACGCCGTCGTCCAGATCGTCGACAACGGTACCAGGCTGACCCAGGAGACAATGAAGCAGGTGAGTGACCTTGCCGCCCTCGCCGAGGAGGCAAGCGCCTCGACAGAGGAGATCGGGAGCGTCACCCATCAGCTCGACTCCATGGCCGGCGACCTGAAGGACACGATGAAGCAGTTCCGGGTGTAG
- a CDS encoding chemotaxis protein CheW: protein MEIIDVVEFEIGGTHYALDISLAREIVEMIPITPVPRAAPHIAGIINLRGEITTILNLNRLLGLAERDDNATRKIIVLVPDAANGSNTGIIVDDVHSVLRVGKDDIVQMDDTLAKEAYVKGIIRMKADEKAGKAQKQDLIIWIDLQKILLNLTG from the coding sequence ATGGAGATCATAGACGTCGTCGAGTTCGAGATCGGGGGCACCCATTATGCCCTCGATATCAGCCTCGCACGGGAGATCGTCGAGATGATCCCGATCACCCCGGTGCCGCGTGCGGCACCCCATATCGCCGGGATCATCAATCTCAGGGGCGAGATCACCACCATCCTCAACCTCAACAGACTCCTCGGCCTTGCAGAGAGGGACGATAACGCAACACGGAAGATCATCGTCCTCGTCCCTGATGCCGCAAACGGCTCGAACACCGGGATCATCGTCGACGATGTCCACTCGGTGCTGCGGGTCGGGAAAGACGACATTGTCCAGATGGACGACACCCTCGCGAAGGAGGCATATGTCAAGGGTATCATCAGGATGAAGGCGGACGAAAAGGCAGGGAAGGCCCAGAAGCAGGACCTGATCATCTGGATAGACCTCCAGAAGATCCTCCTCAACCTGACAGGCTGA
- a CDS encoding PAS domain-containing sensor histidine kinase, translating into MVLYVPVVLIAYRYPRYGILSAFLAGAAYLALYHIFIPGWTDFPEVLVNTVLLVGIGSLTAILSYRLSEKKINLRGIYDASSAGIFLLSKDGSITEENDRFLSMLGYGGGERPEHLDRIWLRTGADRFPDGANNGIETEFITRDDRQIPVLLSTAPGPDDLTVCTVVDIGPQKQAEREREEERARTREYLDVAGVILLILDDRMHVRAINRKGCTILGYPEDEIVGQDWAENYLPVRVRDSVVSVCTSVLQSDRGTVVPFENPVLTRDGEERQIAWTIQPIRDEKGEVFSILASGEDITRHRQTVRALEESEERYESLVAIAPEAIGIYCDGQIVYLNAAALRMLGIKGPVDFEQMPFWPFIHPDSLATVREELTKTQTGVWSSYFQEIKLCRVDGETAYAESTMVPITYKGRPATQFVLRDITIQKRMEEELRRSEVLYRTIFEAAAAAMVIVEEDLTISRANSGFLTLSGLPGDEIEGKIPWGLFYSPQDGKRMLEYHRKRCNGDPTAPQTYLSSFVDGGGDFHDVIVTASIIPETKKSIVSFVDVTVQREYEKELQRSLLEKEALLKEIHHRVKNNMQQIASLLSLQAATVADRGTAGCLQASENRITAMALVHENLYQSESLASIRADAYITTLCSEIRASYTPGPGIRVETAIDDLVLDTDTAIPCGLIINELVTNAFKHAFTGRDRGRVLVSLGQHAGGRLCLRVEDDGIGLPANISIDNEETLGVRLVSALSDQIGGTPRFESDSGTRFSVTFPYTPSQSPCTGTDSTAEKDP; encoded by the coding sequence GTGGTCCTCTACGTCCCGGTCGTCCTCATCGCATACCGTTACCCGCGCTACGGCATCCTCTCGGCCTTCCTCGCCGGCGCCGCCTATCTCGCCCTGTACCACATCTTCATCCCCGGATGGACGGACTTTCCCGAAGTGCTCGTCAACACCGTCCTCCTTGTCGGCATCGGGTCCCTCACTGCTATCCTCTCGTACAGGCTGAGCGAGAAAAAGATCAACCTGCGGGGTATCTATGATGCCTCATCCGCGGGCATCTTCCTTCTTTCTAAGGACGGGAGCATCACCGAGGAGAATGACAGGTTTCTTTCGATGCTTGGTTATGGCGGGGGGGAGAGGCCGGAGCACCTGGACCGCATCTGGTTGAGGACGGGTGCCGACCGCTTCCCCGACGGGGCGAACAACGGCATCGAGACTGAGTTCATCACCCGCGACGACCGGCAGATCCCGGTCCTCCTCTCGACAGCGCCCGGACCTGACGACCTGACCGTCTGTACGGTCGTCGATATCGGCCCGCAAAAACAGGCAGAGAGGGAGAGGGAGGAGGAGAGAGCGCGGACACGGGAATATCTCGACGTCGCCGGGGTGATCCTCCTGATCCTCGACGACAGGATGCATGTCAGGGCGATCAACAGGAAGGGGTGCACCATCCTCGGGTACCCTGAGGACGAGATCGTCGGGCAGGACTGGGCCGAGAACTACCTCCCCGTACGGGTGAGGGATAGCGTGGTCTCGGTATGCACCTCGGTCCTCCAGAGCGACCGGGGCACGGTCGTCCCTTTCGAAAACCCCGTGCTGACGAGAGACGGGGAGGAGCGGCAGATCGCATGGACAATCCAGCCGATCAGGGATGAAAAAGGGGAGGTGTTCTCCATCCTCGCATCAGGCGAGGACATCACCCGGCACAGGCAGACCGTCAGGGCGCTCGAGGAGAGTGAAGAGAGGTACGAGAGCCTTGTCGCTATCGCACCCGAAGCGATCGGCATCTACTGCGACGGGCAGATCGTCTACCTGAATGCCGCCGCCCTCCGGATGCTCGGGATCAAGGGCCCCGTCGACTTCGAGCAGATGCCCTTCTGGCCGTTTATCCACCCCGATTCCCTGGCGACTGTCCGCGAGGAACTCACCAAGACGCAGACCGGGGTCTGGTCCTCGTACTTCCAGGAGATCAAGCTCTGCAGGGTCGATGGCGAGACCGCGTATGCAGAATCGACGATGGTCCCTATCACCTACAAGGGACGGCCTGCCACTCAGTTCGTCCTCAGGGACATCACCATACAGAAACGGATGGAGGAGGAACTCAGGCGGTCCGAGGTGCTGTACAGGACGATCTTCGAGGCGGCGGCAGCCGCGATGGTGATCGTCGAGGAAGACCTGACGATCTCGCGTGCCAACTCGGGCTTTCTCACCCTCTCCGGGCTTCCGGGAGATGAGATCGAGGGAAAGATCCCCTGGGGCCTTTTTTACTCTCCACAGGATGGGAAAAGGATGCTCGAATACCACAGGAAGCGGTGCAATGGAGACCCGACAGCACCACAGACCTATCTTTCCTCCTTCGTCGATGGTGGGGGGGACTTTCACGACGTCATCGTGACCGCCTCCATCATCCCGGAGACAAAGAAGAGCATCGTCTCCTTTGTCGACGTCACCGTCCAGAGAGAATACGAGAAAGAGTTACAAAGATCGCTCCTGGAAAAGGAGGCCCTTCTCAAGGAGATCCACCACAGGGTCAAGAACAATATGCAACAGATCGCAAGCCTCCTCTCTCTCCAGGCAGCGACGGTCGCGGACAGGGGGACCGCGGGGTGCCTGCAGGCAAGCGAGAACCGGATCACCGCAATGGCCCTCGTCCACGAGAACCTCTACCAGTCTGAGAGTCTCGCCTCCATCCGCGCCGACGCCTACATCACAACTCTCTGCTCTGAGATCAGGGCATCATACACACCAGGACCGGGGATCAGGGTCGAGACCGCCATTGACGACCTGGTCCTGGACACGGACACGGCCATCCCCTGCGGACTGATCATCAATGAACTTGTGACGAACGCCTTCAAACACGCCTTTACCGGACGGGACCGGGGCAGGGTGCTGGTCAGTCTGGGGCAGCACGCCGGGGGGCGACTCTGTCTCAGGGTCGAGGACGACGGGATAGGGCTGCCCGCCAATATCTCCATCGACAATGAGGAGACGCTGGGGGTGCGGTTGGTATCGGCCCTTTCCGATCAGATCGGGGGAACTCCCAGATTTGAATCAGACAGCGGGACACGTTTTTCCGTCACTTTCCCGTACACACCGTCGCAATCCCCATGCACGGGGACGGACAGCACAGCAGAAAAAGACCCCTGA
- the pdxT gene encoding pyridoxal 5'-phosphate synthase glutaminase subunit PdxT, with the protein MAGKKIGVLALQGDVSEHIRAFEEALGGAGSVVPVRSPADLAACDALALPGGESTTIARLIDESGLREAILSFDGGIFATCAGMVLVAAEISDTRFAPLGLVDIVVDRNAFGRQRDSFEADLAVTGLDTPFHAVFIRAPLAVRAGPGVEVLATLPQGIVAVRQGKHMVLSFHPELGGDLRLHRMFLAGF; encoded by the coding sequence GTGGCTGGTAAGAAGATCGGCGTCCTCGCCCTTCAGGGAGACGTCTCCGAGCATATCAGGGCCTTCGAGGAGGCCCTCGGCGGTGCGGGCAGTGTTGTCCCTGTCCGTTCTCCGGCCGACCTTGCGGCGTGCGACGCTCTTGCCCTGCCCGGCGGGGAGTCGACGACGATCGCCCGCCTGATCGACGAGAGCGGTCTTCGTGAGGCGATCCTCTCCTTCGACGGCGGGATCTTCGCGACCTGCGCCGGGATGGTTCTGGTGGCGGCGGAGATCAGCGACACCCGCTTCGCCCCCCTCGGCCTCGTCGATATCGTCGTGGACAGGAATGCCTTCGGGCGGCAGCGCGATTCTTTCGAGGCCGACCTTGCGGTGACGGGCCTCGACACCCCCTTCCACGCGGTCTTCATCAGGGCGCCCCTCGCGGTCCGCGCCGGCCCCGGCGTGGAGGTGCTCGCCACTCTCCCGCAGGGGATCGTCGCGGTGCGGCAGGGGAAGCATATGGTCCTCTCCTTCCATCCCGAACTCGGCGGCGACCTCCGGCTCCACCGGATGTTTCTTGCCGGGTTCTGA
- the pdxS gene encoding pyridoxal 5'-phosphate synthase lyase subunit PdxS: protein MKLEELRYGTELLKRGFASMQKGGVIMDVVNAEQARIAEEAGAVAVMALERVPADIRKAGGVARMADPEKVLEIIDAVSIPVMGKVRIGHFVEAQVLEAIGVDMIDESEVLTPADEEYHIDKARFTVPFVCGARNLGEAMRRINEGAAMIRTKGEAGTGNVVEAVRHMRAIQGEIRELVGMDEQELRARARAIEAPYEVLAETVKRGRLPVVNFSAGGIATPSDAALMMQMGADGVFVGSGIFKSSNPEKMAKAVVEAVHHYTDAKLIAEVSRGIGDPMKGLDVHELKDEERLQERGW from the coding sequence ATGAAACTTGAGGAACTGAGGTACGGCACCGAGCTCCTGAAGCGGGGCTTTGCGTCCATGCAGAAGGGCGGGGTGATCATGGACGTGGTGAACGCCGAGCAGGCGCGGATCGCCGAAGAGGCGGGCGCCGTCGCGGTGATGGCCCTGGAAAGGGTTCCCGCGGACATCAGAAAGGCCGGCGGGGTGGCGCGGATGGCCGACCCCGAGAAGGTCCTCGAGATCATCGACGCCGTCTCCATCCCGGTGATGGGCAAGGTGCGGATCGGCCACTTTGTCGAGGCGCAGGTCCTTGAAGCGATCGGTGTCGACATGATCGACGAGAGCGAGGTGCTGACTCCGGCCGACGAGGAGTACCACATCGACAAGGCACGGTTCACCGTGCCGTTTGTCTGCGGCGCCCGGAACCTCGGCGAGGCGATGCGCCGGATCAACGAGGGCGCGGCAATGATCCGGACGAAGGGCGAGGCCGGCACCGGCAACGTCGTCGAGGCCGTGCGGCACATGCGTGCGATCCAGGGTGAGATCAGGGAACTTGTCGGCATGGACGAGCAGGAACTCCGCGCCCGCGCCCGTGCGATCGAGGCGCCGTACGAGGTTCTTGCCGAGACGGTGAAGAGGGGCCGTCTCCCTGTGGTGAACTTCTCGGCAGGCGGGATCGCCACGCCGTCCGACGCCGCCCTGATGATGCAGATGGGCGCGGACGGCGTCTTCGTGGGGTCAGGGATCTTCAAGTCCTCGAACCCGGAGAAGATGGCGAAGGCGGTCGTCGAGGCCGTCCACCACTACACGGACGCGAAGCTCATCGCCGAAGTGAGCCGCGGCATCGGTGACCCGATGAAGGGCCTGGACGTCCACGAACTGAAAGACGAAGAGAGGCTGCAGGAGCGTGGCTGGTAA
- the cbiB gene encoding adenosylcobinamide-phosphate synthase CbiB: protein MVPAALTLGAALALDRIVGDPHTPFHPVALFGRFVGWWGRPSCYPPALQRAAGVVLWAVSAALFALPFWCVESFAPALLLLVLSPFLLKATFAWRSLEEHVGAVEAALASGSLDEGRRAAGMLVSRDTRTLSAEEIRSAAYESVAENLSDSVIAPLFWFAVFAPFGLGLTAAAVYRAINCMDAMLGYTDERVRLGWCAARADDLANLLPSRVSGCVGLLYFGLKGRLMPAWRCLLEDRHKRPGFNGGWPMSVLAGGAGVRFAKRGVYQIGPGEKSLAAGGADIIGSVRGITLIFSVFAIIALFLWA from the coding sequence ATGGTTCCTGCGGCCCTGACCCTGGGTGCGGCTCTCGCCCTCGATCGGATCGTCGGCGACCCGCACACCCCCTTCCACCCTGTTGCTCTCTTTGGGCGGTTCGTGGGCTGGTGGGGGAGACCGTCATGCTATCCTCCTGCCCTCCAGCGGGCGGCAGGGGTCGTGCTCTGGGCTGTCTCGGCTGCACTCTTTGCCCTCCCCTTCTGGTGTGTCGAGAGTTTCGCGCCGGCCCTTCTCCTCCTCGTCCTCTCCCCCTTCCTTCTCAAGGCGACCTTTGCCTGGCGCTCCCTGGAGGAGCACGTGGGGGCGGTGGAGGCGGCCCTTGCCTCGGGAAGTCTTGACGAGGGGCGCCGGGCGGCCGGGATGCTCGTCTCCCGCGACACCCGCACCCTCTCGGCCGAGGAGATCAGGTCGGCGGCGTACGAGTCGGTGGCCGAGAACCTCTCCGACTCGGTGATCGCCCCGCTCTTCTGGTTCGCCGTCTTCGCGCCCTTCGGCCTCGGCCTCACCGCGGCGGCCGTCTACAGGGCAATCAACTGCATGGACGCGATGCTCGGTTATACCGACGAGCGGGTACGCCTGGGCTGGTGCGCCGCACGGGCCGACGATCTTGCAAACCTCCTTCCCTCCAGGGTATCGGGATGTGTCGGCCTCCTGTACTTCGGGTTGAAGGGGAGGCTCATGCCCGCGTGGCGTTGTCTCCTTGAAGACAGGCATAAAAGGCCCGGTTTTAATGGCGGGTGGCCGATGTCCGTCCTCGCCGGCGGGGCCGGGGTGCGGTTCGCCAAGAGGGGTGTCTACCAGATCGGTCCGGGTGAGAAGAGTCTTGCAGCGGGTGGGGCCGATATAATCGGTTCAGTCCGTGGAATAACCCTCATATTTTCGGTTTTTGCGATCATCGCACTATTTTTATGGGCATGA
- a CDS encoding DUF7524 family protein: protein MDFSCEIRLNNRGINSIDLPEPVRAAPGDTVFLRLVNEGSPLHLTLSAADAGRFTDFCHENLFVDTTAEVPIFIRKDVFPGTFDIEVITGYGTNRARLGVAVSERPKPPAEEPPLPVPVAAEPHLPVIPFAVVAAAALLFIIYAATKMVAFEAAAFIVLVVGVLAAWFLRP, encoded by the coding sequence ATGGACTTTTCCTGTGAGATCAGGCTCAATAACCGTGGCATAAACTCGATAGACCTCCCCGAACCCGTCCGCGCAGCGCCAGGCGATACGGTGTTTCTCAGGCTCGTGAACGAGGGTTCTCCCCTCCACCTCACCCTCTCCGCGGCCGATGCCGGGAGGTTCACCGACTTCTGCCACGAGAACCTCTTTGTCGATACGACAGCGGAGGTGCCGATCTTTATCAGGAAAGACGTCTTCCCCGGGACATTCGATATCGAGGTGATCACCGGGTACGGCACGAACCGGGCGAGGCTCGGTGTTGCCGTCAGCGAGCGTCCGAAACCTCCGGCCGAAGAACCGCCTCTCCCGGTTCCCGTGGCTGCAGAGCCCCATCTGCCGGTGATCCCCTTTGCGGTCGTCGCCGCGGCCGCGCTTCTCTTTATCATCTACGCGGCCACGAAAATGGTCGCGTTTGAGGCCGCCGCTTTTATCGTCCTCGTTGTCGGGGTGCTCGCCGCATGGTTCCTGCGGCCCTGA
- a CDS encoding methytransferase partner Trm112, whose product MKRSLLPILCCPVCKGDLELRVVEEKDDDVIEGSLVCGACGVEYPIRESIPNLLPKVDQD is encoded by the coding sequence GTGAAGCGGTCCCTCCTCCCGATCCTCTGTTGCCCGGTCTGCAAGGGCGACCTCGAGCTCCGCGTGGTCGAGGAGAAGGACGACGACGTTATTGAAGGCTCCCTTGTCTGCGGGGCTTGCGGGGTCGAGTACCCCATCAGGGAGAGCATCCCCAACCTCCTCCCGAAGGTCGATCAGGACTGA
- a CDS encoding adenylosuccinate synthetase translates to MSCTIIVGGFFGDEGKGKIVAHIAHQDHPSIISRGGVGPNAGHTVTVGDQNYGVRMIPSGFVYPDAKLCIGSGVLVDPRVFLHEVELLNVADRTFVDGRCGIIEEEHIARDRGSAHLSKKIGSTGTGCGPANSDRVLRISRQAKDVPELAPYIIDVAGAVNGAIDAGENVLLEGTQGFGISLYYGTYPFVTSKDTSASQIAADNGVGPTRIDDVIAVFKAYPTRVGEGPFQTEMTAEQSNTLGFQEFGTVTHRLRRIGGWDGKMARYSAMINGCTIAAITGIDHVDAACFGATSYDQLTEKAIAFLEQAEKDIGAPIGLISTGPELSQIVDVRDEL, encoded by the coding sequence ATGTCGTGTACGATTATTGTCGGCGGATTTTTCGGGGATGAAGGAAAGGGCAAAATAGTGGCGCATATTGCCCATCAAGACCATCCCTCCATTATTTCCCGGGGCGGGGTCGGCCCCAATGCAGGCCACACCGTCACAGTCGGGGACCAGAACTACGGCGTGCGGATGATCCCGTCGGGTTTCGTCTACCCGGACGCGAAACTCTGCATCGGGAGCGGCGTCCTCGTCGATCCCCGTGTCTTCCTCCATGAGGTGGAGCTCCTTAACGTCGCGGACAGGACCTTTGTTGACGGCCGCTGTGGTATCATCGAGGAGGAGCACATCGCCAGGGACAGGGGGAGCGCCCATCTCTCGAAGAAGATCGGTTCGACTGGCACCGGCTGCGGGCCGGCAAACTCGGACCGCGTCCTGCGCATCTCCAGGCAGGCAAAGGACGTGCCCGAACTCGCTCCCTATATCATCGATGTTGCCGGGGCTGTCAACGGCGCCATCGACGCGGGCGAGAATGTCCTCCTTGAAGGGACACAGGGCTTTGGCATCTCCCTGTACTACGGGACCTATCCCTTTGTGACGAGCAAGGACACCTCGGCCTCCCAGATCGCCGCCGACAACGGTGTCGGCCCGACCAGGATCGACGATGTCATCGCCGTCTTCAAGGCCTACCCGACCCGTGTCGGTGAGGGACCCTTCCAGACCGAGATGACCGCGGAGCAGTCGAACACCCTCGGTTTCCAGGAGTTCGGCACCGTCACCCACCGTCTCCGCAGGATCGGCGGCTGGGACGGCAAGATGGCCCGGTACTCGGCGATGATCAATGGTTGCACCATCGCCGCGATCACCGGCATCGACCATGTGGACGCGGCCTGTTTCGGCGCGACCTCGTACGATCAGCTCACCGAGAAGGCGATCGCCTTCCTCGAACAGGCTGAGAAGGACATCGGCGCACCGATCGGACTCATCTCGACCGGCCCCGAGCTCTCGCAGATCGTCGACGTGAGGGATGAACTGTGA
- a CDS encoding DUF4405 domain-containing protein has protein sequence MRKRQINAIIDLALLVSFLVVGLSSLVLFFSLPSGSGGLGFVHAGTGATNLRVFLGVTRGDWVDLHNITGLLFMVLMAVHIVLHIPYYRNIRSCLSSGEKETCDRE, from the coding sequence ATGCGAAAACGACAGATAAACGCAATAATTGACCTTGCATTGCTCGTATCTTTCCTTGTCGTGGGGCTCTCGTCACTAGTGCTCTTTTTCTCCCTTCCATCTGGGAGCGGGGGGTTAGGTTTTGTCCATGCCGGCACCGGAGCGACAAACCTCAGGGTATTTCTCGGGGTTACCCGCGGTGACTGGGTGGACCTCCACAACATCACCGGTCTCCTCTTCATGGTCCTGATGGCCGTCCATATCGTCCTGCACATCCCCTATTACCGGAACATCAGATCCTGCCTCTCTTCGGGCGAAAAAGAGACGTGTGACCGGGAGTGA